From the genome of Nicotiana sylvestris chromosome 2, ASM39365v2, whole genome shotgun sequence, one region includes:
- the LOC138885842 gene encoding uncharacterized protein, whose translation MRILESHGVNFTTFKLEGRAHKWWQSYVLGRPVGSPPLTWGQFTQLFLDRYIPPSEREELRYQFEHLEQVQMFVTDYEARFSKLSRHALMILATDAEKVQRFVAGLHPGIRASMAREVDMGTEYQLVVEISRRIEGYRQRDIGQIQQDKRARFTGEFKGAPARGKGHFGRGQPSRPPYSAPPPPPRGAPGFSSIASPLTRLTQKGALFHWSDDCEESFQKLKTALTTSPVLMLPSGSGMYIPSHVLACVVAQSSLLGQIKARQFDDPYLAVLRETVLQGGAKEVSIGENGVSRLQGSLCVPNVDGLRETILEEAHSLWYSIHLGGMKMYHDLRQHYRWRRMKKDIVEYVARCLNCQQVKYEHQRPDGLLEQMPIPE comes from the exons atgaggatattggagtcgcatggagtTAACTTCACTACTTTTAAGTTGGAAGGTAGGGCCCATAAatggtggcagtcctatgttcttggcaggccagtaggttctcctcccctcacttggggtcagttcacccaattattcttggataggtatattccaccctctgagagggaagagctacgatatcagtttgagcatcttgagcagGTTCAGATGTTTGTGACTGATTATGAGGCGAGGTTCTctaagttgtctcgccatgcactcatgatacttgcCACAGATGCAGAAAAAGTGCAGAGATTTGTTGCGGGGTTACACCCCGGTATTCGagctagcatggcccgagaggtggatATGGGTACTGAATATCAGTTAGTAGTAGAGATTTCTCGTAGGATTGAGGGTTATCGCCAGAGGGATATAGGGCAGAttcagcaggacaagagggcccGGTTTACGGGAGAGTTCAAAGGTGCCCCAGCTAGGGGTAAAGGTCACttcgggaggggtcagcccagcaggccCCCATACTCAGCACCACCACCCCCTCCCCGAGGTGCTCCA ggcttttcatctattgcatcaccattgactagattgacccagaagggcgctcttttccattggtccgatgattgtgaggagagttttcagaagctcaagacagctttgaccacatcaCCAGTTCTTatgttgccttccggttcagggatgtatatt CCCAGCCATGTTCTTGCGTGTgtggttgctcagtcttcattattaggGCAGATAAAGGCccggcagttcgatgatccatATCTGGcggttctcagagagacggtgcttcagggaggtgccaaggaggtttctattggcgagaaTGGTGTTTCGCGACTCCAGGGtagcctatgtgttcctaatgttgatggtctgagaGAGACGATTCTAGAAGAAGCACACAgtttgtggtattccattcatctgggtggtatgaagatgtatcatgacttgaggcaacattacaggtggcggaggatgaagaaagacatagtagagtatgtggctaggtgtttgaattgccagcaggtcaagtatgaacaccagaggccgGATGGCCTACTTGAGCAAATGCCTATaccagagtag